The Candidatus Atribacteria bacterium genomic sequence CAATTTTTACCATAAAATCTATAATGCTTTGGCTTCTTTCTGCTTTTTTACCGCTTCCAAAGTATAAATCAATCCTTTTAAAGGTCCTTGCAATATAAATACTAAGGAATAAAGGGGAGATTTCACTCCATTAATCATTTGAGCAATAAGAACTTCCTTGGAAGGCAGAGAAGCTATCTCTAAAATTTTCTCCGAACTAAAAACTCTTCCGTCTATCAAACCAGTTTTAATATTTAAATCAATTTTATTCTTTTTAAAATACTCTTTAAGCAATCGAGCTGGTGCAATTCCATCGTCATTAGAGAAAGCCATAGCAGTACAACCGATTAAATCTTTAGTCAGGTCTTCTACTTTCAGCTCTTCGCTTGCTTTTTCTATTAAAGTATTTTTGACTATTTTAAATTCTACCTTCTGTTCTTTTAATTCTTTTCTAAGGCTGCTGATTTGAGAGACATTCATTCCTTTATAATCGGTTAAAACTATTCCTTTGGATTCTTTTAGTTTTGCTATCAAATCCTGAAGTATCTCTTTTTTAGAATCTTTACTTAAAACCAAAAATGTATCCTCCTTTCTAACCCTATTAGATATTTTATACAATAAAAAACCTTCCCTTAGACGAATCTATAAGGAAGGTGAAAAAGTAATTTTATTCACTTTGTTCTCACCTGGGCAGGAAGATATTTTAATACCAATTAAGTTGTTTTCTTGCAACTCCTGCTGTCTAAGGTAATCCTAAAACTATTTAATAATATTTTATTTTAAAGTTTTACTAATTCTAATTTTTATTTTTTTCGATCCACGCTTCTATTTTTTGGGGATCTAAGTGAACCCCTGGTCCCATAGTAGAGGAAATAGTAATGCTACGTATATATTTTCCCTTGGCGGCTGATGGTTTTGCCTTAATAATGGCACCAACAAAGGTAGCAAAATTTTCTAATAATTTCTCCTGGTCAAAATTTATTTTCCCTAAGGGCGCATGGACTATGCCAAATTTATCTGCCCGATACTCCACTTTACCCGCTTTTACTGCTTTTACGGTATTTTTAACATCAAAGGTAACAGTACCAACTTTAGGATTAGGCATTAAACCCCGAGGTCCCAATACTTTACCTAATTTTCCGACTACTTTCATCATATCTGGAGTCGCTATAGTAGCATCAAAATCAGTCCATCCCCCCTGTATCTTTTCAGCTAACTCCTCTGCTCCGATAAAATCAGCACCGGCTTCTTCGGCTTCTTTTGCTTTCTCTCCTTCTGCAAAGACCACAACTTTTACTTTTTTCCCTGTACCATGAGGTAAATCTACTGCTCCCCGTACCTGTTCTTCAGAACGACGTGTATCGATACCTAATTTAATCGCAATATCAATAGATTCTTCGAAATTTGCCCAATGAAGCTTTTTTGCCAATTCTAAAGCTTCTTCCGGTTCACAGTAATCTTCTGTTTTATAATCTTTAATGGCTTCTAAATATTTCTTTCCTCTTTTTTTACTCATCTTTTTCCTCCCTGTGGTATTATTGGATTTTATCCTTCCACATAAGTGCACCATTTAAGCGTATAATTAATCATTATTCTCTATTTCTATTCCCATACTTCTGGCAGTACCTTGTACTATTTTTATAGCGTTTTCCAAATCGTTAGCATTTAAATCGGACATTTTACGCTTAGCAATCTCTTCAATTTTTGCCCGTGATAACTTTGCAACTTTTTCTTTGTTAGGTATTCCTGAGCCTTTTTCTATTCCTGCTGCTTCTTTCAATAAAAAAGCAACTGGCGGTTTTTTACAGATAAAATCAAAAGATCTATCTTCATAAACATTAATAATTACCGGTATAATACTTCCTACATCTGGTCTAGTTTTTTCATTAAAACTCTTACAGAATTCCATTATGTTTAAACCATGCTGACCCAATGCTGGGCCTACCGGTGGTGCAGGGTTAGCATTGCCGGCTGGTATTTGTAGTTTTATTACGGACACTAATTTCTTTGCCATTCAATTCCTCCTATTGCTAGTCGTTAGTATTTAGTTATATTACTATTTACACTGAGATTCCCATTAATTATGTAACTAATTTAAGCAATACACACGGCTAATATGCAGTATGATATATTAGCGACTAATTAAAATTTCTCTACGTCATTAAAACCTAACTCAACAGATGTCTCTCGTCCAAAAATAGATAGAAAAACTTTCATTTTGTTTTTTTCGTAATCTACTTCTTTAACTTTCCCTGTATATCCGGTAAATGGACCAACGATAATTCTAACATTTTCTCCTACTTCAATATCTAATTTGGGTAATTTCTCGCCCTTCCCCATCTGTTTTAATATGTTTTCTATTTCTATTCCTTTTAAAGGTACTGGTTTTCCTCCTGAACCGACGAAACGAGTAATTCCAGGAGTATTTCTCACTGCTTGCCAGGAATTATTATCCAATATCATTTCTATCACTACATATCCTGGAAAGACCTTTTTTTGTACATATTTTCTTTTACCAGATTTTGCCTCTAAGACTTTTTCAGTAGGTATTAGCACTTGAAATATCTGGTTCTCCATTCCCATGGATTTAATTCTTTGTTCTAAATTTATTTTAACCTTATTTTCATATCCTGAATAAGTATGAACTACATACCATTTTTTTTGATTTGAAGCTATCATTATAACTAATTAACTCT encodes the following:
- a CDS encoding 50S ribosomal protein L10, which translates into the protein MRLREGFLLYKISNRVRKEDTFLVLSKDSKKEILQDLIAKLKESKGIVLTDYKGMNVSQISSLRKELKEQKVEFKIVKNTLIEKASEELKVEDLTKDLIGCTAMAFSNDDGIAPARLLKEYFKKNKIDLNIKTGLIDGRVFSSEKILEIASLPSKEVLIAQMINGVKSPLYSLVFILQGPLKGLIYTLEAVKKQKEAKAL
- a CDS encoding 50S ribosomal protein L1, producing the protein MSKKRGKKYLEAIKDYKTEDYCEPEEALELAKKLHWANFEESIDIAIKLGIDTRRSEEQVRGAVDLPHGTGKKVKVVVFAEGEKAKEAEEAGADFIGAEELAEKIQGGWTDFDATIATPDMMKVVGKLGKVLGPRGLMPNPKVGTVTFDVKNTVKAVKAGKVEYRADKFGIVHAPLGKINFDQEKLLENFATFVGAIIKAKPSAAKGKYIRSITISSTMGPGVHLDPQKIEAWIEKNKN
- the rplK gene encoding 50S ribosomal protein L11; its protein translation is MAKKLVSVIKLQIPAGNANPAPPVGPALGQHGLNIMEFCKSFNEKTRPDVGSIIPVIINVYEDRSFDFICKKPPVAFLLKEAAGIEKGSGIPNKEKVAKLSRAKIEEIAKRKMSDLNANDLENAIKIVQGTARSMGIEIENND
- the nusG gene encoding transcription termination/antitermination protein NusG yields the protein MIASNQKKWYVVHTYSGYENKVKINLEQRIKSMGMENQIFQVLIPTEKVLEAKSGKRKYVQKKVFPGYVVIEMILDNNSWQAVRNTPGITRFVGSGGKPVPLKGIEIENILKQMGKGEKLPKLDIEVGENVRIIVGPFTGYTGKVKEVDYEKNKMKVFLSIFGRETSVELGFNDVEKF